In Amycolatopsis sp. EV170708-02-1, the following are encoded in one genomic region:
- a CDS encoding ABC transporter permease, with product MFPVPAQGGRPLFEWRWVDRHLDEIFERLGEHITLTAAALAIGLVVSIGVSAISLRRRWFYVIALGTAGSLYVIPSLGAFAVLVPFTGLTSFTTAVIPLATYTLLILIRNIVTGVEQVPKEVREAAIGMGFTRSRLLWQVELPLALPVVVAGLRVAAVTTIGLVTVTSMLGKGGLGYFIRNGIQTATPNPTSIIVGVVLSVVLAVVVDLLLWLGGRALAPWSRKAASR from the coding sequence GTGTTCCCCGTTCCCGCCCAGGGCGGACGGCCGCTCTTCGAGTGGCGGTGGGTGGACCGCCACCTCGACGAGATCTTCGAGCGGCTCGGTGAGCACATCACCCTGACCGCGGCGGCGCTCGCCATCGGGCTGGTGGTGTCGATCGGTGTTTCCGCGATTTCGCTGCGTCGCCGATGGTTCTACGTGATCGCGTTGGGCACGGCCGGTTCCTTGTACGTCATCCCAAGTCTCGGCGCCTTCGCCGTTCTGGTTCCCTTCACCGGCTTGACGTCCTTCACCACCGCGGTGATCCCGTTGGCGACGTACACGTTGCTGATCCTCATCCGCAACATCGTCACCGGCGTCGAACAAGTACCCAAGGAAGTCCGCGAAGCCGCGATAGGTATGGGTTTCACGCGGTCTCGCTTGCTGTGGCAGGTCGAACTCCCGCTCGCGCTGCCGGTGGTGGTCGCGGGCCTGCGGGTCGCGGCGGTGACCACGATCGGGCTCGTGACGGTGACTTCGATGCTCGGCAAGGGCGGCCTGGGGTACTTCATCCGCAACGGCATCCAGACCGCGACACCGAACCCGACGTCGATCATCGTCGGCGTCGTGCTTTCCGTGGTACTGGCCGTGGTGGTGGATCTGCTGCTGTGGCTCGGTGGGCGCGCGCTCGCGCCGTGGTCGCGGAAGGCGGCGTCGCGATGA
- a CDS encoding ABC transporter permease, with product MSIIDQTIEWLGEPNRWSWTDPAGVPYRTVEHLQFSLLALAISAVLTIPPALWLAHYRRAQFLATSAVNIGRAIPSFGLVILFWFLASRLEADTTFWPLMLALVALALPPLFTNTYAGVIQLEQETVDAARGTGYREWQIMLRLELPLASPVILAGARVAFLQLVATVAIGAIVNDGGGLGRYIVDGFALGDPGHGEILAGGIAVVVLALVCEGVFALVTRWVTPRGLAIQSRAETRT from the coding sequence ATGAGCATCATCGACCAGACCATCGAGTGGCTCGGCGAACCGAACCGCTGGAGCTGGACGGATCCGGCGGGTGTGCCGTACCGGACGGTCGAACATCTCCAGTTCTCCTTGCTGGCCTTGGCGATCTCGGCCGTGCTGACGATCCCGCCCGCGTTGTGGCTGGCGCACTACCGCCGCGCGCAGTTCCTCGCAACGAGCGCGGTGAACATCGGCCGCGCGATCCCCAGCTTCGGGCTCGTGATCCTGTTCTGGTTCCTGGCTTCCCGGCTCGAAGCCGACACGACGTTCTGGCCGTTGATGCTCGCGCTGGTGGCACTGGCGCTGCCGCCGTTGTTCACGAACACCTACGCGGGCGTCATCCAGCTGGAGCAGGAAACCGTCGACGCCGCGCGCGGAACCGGCTACCGGGAGTGGCAGATCATGCTGCGGCTGGAGTTGCCGCTCGCGTCGCCGGTCATCCTGGCGGGTGCCCGCGTCGCGTTCCTGCAACTGGTGGCGACGGTCGCGATCGGCGCGATCGTCAACGACGGCGGCGGGCTCGGACGGTACATTGTGGACGGTTTCGCCCTCGGCGATCCCGGCCACGGCGAGATCCTGGCGGGTGGCATCGCGGTCGTCGTCCTGGCTTTGGTGTGCGAAGGCGTTTTCGCGCTCGTCACGCGTTGGGTGACCCCGCGCGGGCTGGCGATCCAGTCCCGCGCGGAAACCCGGACCTAG
- a CDS encoding YbaK/EbsC family protein produces the protein MTDWTIAGTLTVVPALTRTDLLAESVAKALAALPDPDAVGVVEIDAELADTAAFCEAYGSPLSASANCVVVAGKRAGEVRFAAAMILATTRADVNGVIKRRLDVRKASFAPMDEAVSLTGMEYGGITPVGLPGEWPILIDQRVADEPELVIGSGIRGGKLLIPGRVLASLPGAEVIDGLARPVE, from the coding sequence GTGACTGACTGGACCATCGCCGGAACCCTCACCGTCGTCCCCGCCCTCACCCGCACGGATCTGCTCGCCGAGTCCGTCGCCAAGGCGCTCGCCGCCCTGCCCGATCCGGACGCCGTCGGCGTCGTCGAGATCGACGCCGAGCTGGCCGACACCGCCGCCTTCTGCGAGGCATACGGCTCACCGCTTTCCGCGTCCGCGAACTGCGTCGTCGTCGCCGGCAAACGCGCCGGCGAGGTCCGCTTCGCCGCCGCGATGATCCTCGCCACCACCCGCGCCGACGTGAACGGCGTGATCAAGCGCCGTCTCGACGTCCGCAAGGCCTCCTTCGCCCCGATGGACGAGGCCGTCTCGCTCACCGGAATGGAGTACGGCGGCATCACGCCGGTCGGCCTGCCCGGGGAATGGCCGATCCTGATCGACCAGCGCGTCGCCGACGAACCCGAACTGGTCATCGGCAGCGGTATCCGCGGCGGCAAGCTGCTGATCCCGGGCCGGGTCCTCGCGTCCTTGCCGGGCGCCGAGGTGATCGACGGGCTCGCGCGTCCCGTCGAGTGA
- a CDS encoding DUF2516 family protein produces MFVATWILIAIHWGGALTGLFAFVHALLQRADAYSAADRKTKPIWMLITGGSTVVLTFFQFYGGGMILWLPALVAVLVYLVDVRPKLIEVQRGGRNW; encoded by the coding sequence GTGTTCGTTGCCACCTGGATCCTCATCGCCATCCATTGGGGCGGCGCGCTGACGGGGCTGTTCGCGTTCGTGCACGCGCTGTTGCAGCGTGCGGACGCGTATTCGGCCGCCGATCGGAAGACCAAACCCATCTGGATGCTCATCACCGGTGGGTCCACCGTGGTGCTGACGTTCTTCCAGTTCTACGGCGGCGGCATGATCCTGTGGCTGCCCGCGCTGGTCGCGGTCCTGGTCTACCTCGTGGACGTCCGCCCCAAGCTCATCGAGGTGCAACGTGGCGGCCGCAACTGGTGA
- a CDS encoding helix-turn-helix domain-containing protein — MEKVADIASDIGEYIRQQRSNAKISLRQLSKLAGVSNPYLSQIERGVRKPSAEILQQIAKGLRISAEALYVQAGILDLPTGGPVGDAIRADTELTERQKQVLLDVYESFRRENAAAKPEQAAEAKTEATETKESA, encoded by the coding sequence ATGGAGAAGGTCGCGGACATCGCTTCCGACATCGGCGAGTACATCCGCCAGCAGCGCAGCAACGCGAAGATCTCCTTGCGGCAGCTGTCGAAACTCGCCGGCGTGTCCAATCCGTACCTGAGCCAGATCGAGCGCGGGGTCCGCAAACCCAGCGCGGAGATCCTGCAGCAGATCGCCAAGGGCCTGCGTATCTCGGCCGAGGCGCTCTACGTGCAAGCGGGAATCCTCGATCTGCCGACAGGTGGCCCGGTCGGCGACGCGATCCGCGCCGACACCGAGCTGACCGAACGGCAGAAGCAGGTCCTGCTCGACGTCTACGAATCGTTCCGCCGCGAGAACGCCGCCGCGAAACCCGAGCAGGCGGCCGAGGCGAAAACAGAAGCCACCGAAACCAAGGAGTCAGCATGA
- a CDS encoding methyltransferase domain-containing protein: MSNATRLRRRLVEHLLAEGVLHDARWMTAFRSVPRHVFLPRFFVPAANGWAAVEHGDDEWLRRVYSPDVLVVQLDDDSGLWERARCLGAQPGTPTSSSSQPSIMAIMLEELRVADGHRVLEIGTGTGYNTALLCHRLGAGLVYTVDIDPELVDAARKRLAEIGYVPSCAAADGAEGFPAGVLYDRVICTCSVSSIPPAWLAQTMPGGLILTTLNRPIGGGLVRIVAGEGATGHGRVLARDGRFMPLRAHRFKQSKVPDGAVTWRPTRLPMGVITEVRSRFEFFAGLCLPGVTASRDDQGTALVHPDGSWLRHRQAGDEFEVAEGGPRRLWEIVEAAYEEWLDLGQPGRDRFGLSLDGDEQVIWLDSPEGRTWPLGS, encoded by the coding sequence ATGTCGAACGCCACGCGGCTGCGGCGGCGCCTCGTCGAGCACCTGCTCGCCGAGGGCGTGCTGCACGACGCGCGCTGGATGACCGCGTTCCGCTCCGTGCCGAGGCACGTCTTCCTGCCGCGGTTCTTCGTCCCGGCGGCGAACGGCTGGGCCGCGGTCGAGCACGGCGACGACGAGTGGCTCAGGCGCGTCTACTCCCCCGACGTACTGGTCGTGCAGCTGGACGACGATTCCGGGCTCTGGGAACGGGCGCGCTGTCTCGGCGCGCAGCCGGGAACGCCGACGAGCTCGTCCAGCCAGCCGTCGATCATGGCGATCATGCTCGAAGAGCTCCGCGTCGCCGACGGACATCGCGTACTGGAGATCGGCACGGGCACCGGGTACAACACCGCGTTGCTGTGCCATCGGCTCGGTGCCGGGCTCGTGTACACAGTGGACATCGACCCGGAACTCGTCGACGCCGCGCGCAAACGGCTCGCGGAGATCGGGTACGTACCTTCGTGCGCGGCCGCCGACGGCGCCGAAGGCTTCCCGGCGGGAGTGCTCTACGACCGGGTGATCTGCACCTGTTCGGTCTCGTCGATCCCGCCCGCGTGGCTGGCGCAGACGATGCCCGGCGGGCTGATCCTCACCACGCTGAACCGGCCGATCGGCGGCGGGCTCGTCCGGATCGTCGCGGGCGAAGGCGCCACGGGGCATGGACGGGTGCTCGCCCGCGACGGGCGCTTCATGCCGCTGCGCGCGCACCGGTTCAAGCAGTCGAAGGTGCCGGACGGCGCCGTCACCTGGCGGCCGACGCGGCTGCCGATGGGGGTGATCACCGAGGTCCGCAGCCGGTTCGAGTTCTTCGCCGGGCTCTGCCTCCCGGGCGTGACCGCCTCACGAGACGACCAGGGCACGGCCTTGGTTCATCCGGACGGCTCATGGCTGCGCCATCGACAGGCGGGCGACGAGTTCGAAGTGGCCGAAGGCGGCCCGCGGCGGCTGTGGGAGATCGTCGAAGCCGCGTACGAAGAATGGCTCGACCTCGGCCAGCCGGGACGGGACCGATTCGGGCTCAGCCTCGACGGGGACGAGCAGGTGATCTGGCTGGATTCACCCGAGGGCCGCACGTGGCCGCTGGGCTCCTGA
- a CDS encoding AAA family ATPase: MVLDLKICPACGDRAERPRVESGLLVCAVCAHRWPFRRLPLFALTGPSGAGKSTVGPLLARRLGDLALVVEQDVLWTGALRDDVPGHPAFRSTWLRMAAMLHQNGRPVVLCGTVAPPEFERLPERVFFSDIHYLALVSEPDALRKRLLARPAWREWDEERVEEMLEFNAWLQAEASAMEPPVELFDTTHIPVGDAVDHVEKWVRGLLSGAQRPRAALG, translated from the coding sequence GTGGTCCTCGATCTCAAGATCTGCCCGGCCTGCGGTGATCGCGCCGAACGGCCACGAGTCGAGAGCGGGCTGCTGGTGTGCGCGGTGTGCGCGCACCGGTGGCCGTTCCGGCGCCTTCCGCTGTTCGCGCTGACCGGCCCGAGCGGGGCGGGCAAGTCGACGGTCGGGCCGCTCCTGGCGCGACGGCTCGGCGATCTCGCGCTCGTGGTCGAGCAGGACGTGCTGTGGACCGGGGCCTTGCGCGACGACGTCCCCGGCCATCCCGCGTTCCGCTCGACCTGGTTGCGGATGGCGGCGATGCTGCACCAGAACGGACGGCCGGTCGTGCTGTGCGGCACCGTCGCGCCGCCCGAATTCGAGCGGTTGCCCGAGCGCGTCTTCTTCTCCGACATCCACTACCTGGCGCTCGTCAGCGAGCCCGACGCGTTGCGCAAGCGTTTGCTCGCGCGGCCCGCCTGGCGCGAGTGGGACGAGGAGCGCGTCGAGGAGATGCTGGAGTTCAACGCGTGGCTGCAAGCGGAAGCGTCCGCGATGGAGCCGCCGGTCGAGCTGTTCGACACCACCCACATCCCGGTCGGCGACGCCGTCGACCATGTCGAGAAGTGGGTGCGAGGCCTGCTTTCAGGAGCCCAGCGGCCACGTGCGGCCCTCGGGTGA
- a CDS encoding zf-TFIIB domain-containing protein: MICPKCQNAMKTVDKNGIHIDQCQGCRGIFLDRGELEAITNAETSYYGGGGHQPPPPYQGGGHAPAPHYGRPDSPRPHRGGYADSPKGYRGGYADSPKGYRGGYADSPHGYGHKRRKGGFLEGLFD, from the coding sequence GTGATTTGTCCGAAGTGCCAGAACGCCATGAAGACCGTCGACAAGAACGGTATCCACATCGACCAGTGCCAGGGATGCCGCGGCATCTTCCTGGACCGGGGTGAGCTGGAAGCCATCACCAACGCCGAGACCTCGTACTACGGCGGCGGTGGACACCAGCCTCCTCCGCCGTATCAGGGGGGTGGGCACGCGCCGGCGCCGCACTACGGCCGTCCGGACTCCCCGCGGCCGCATCGCGGCGGGTACGCCGACTCGCCGAAGGGCTACCGGGGTGGATACGCCGACTCGCCCAAGGGGTACCGCGGCGGGTACGCGGACTCTCCGCACGGCTACGGCCACAAGCGTCGTAAGGGTGGCTTCCTCGAAGGCCTCTTCGACTGA
- a CDS encoding VOC family protein — MGAVPTFGAVALDCPDPVALAEFYRELLDWKAAEVAEDGHWVTLRNPEGGARFSFQRVPDYRPPAWPSAENPQQAHVDLDVTDMEAAHERALTIGAKLLDDSPETFRVYADPAGHPFCLCAC; from the coding sequence ATGGGTGCGGTACCGACCTTCGGCGCGGTGGCTCTCGACTGCCCGGATCCGGTCGCGCTGGCGGAGTTCTACCGCGAGCTGCTCGACTGGAAGGCGGCCGAAGTCGCCGAAGACGGCCATTGGGTGACCCTGCGGAACCCGGAGGGCGGCGCGCGGTTCTCGTTCCAGCGCGTGCCGGACTACCGGCCGCCCGCGTGGCCGTCCGCCGAGAACCCGCAGCAGGCCCACGTCGACCTCGACGTCACCGACATGGAAGCCGCCCACGAGCGCGCGCTGACCATCGGCGCGAAGCTGCTCGACGACTCGCCGGAGACCTTCCGGGTCTACGCGGATCCGGCGGGACACCCGTTTTGTCTGTGCGCCTGCTGA
- a CDS encoding CGNR zinc finger domain-containing protein has product MNTDASLVVEFLNTVNVERGTDLLDELESWQRWARDHRLRADTPAAARETRDALRAAIGDPRLPRLGLRAPAEIVLGAEGPLLVSETVCEAVLAASTRLTVLGEWIRLKICPADDCLWAFYDESRNRSRTWCSMRACGNREKARAWRARTADVST; this is encoded by the coding sequence GTGAACACCGACGCGTCCCTGGTGGTCGAGTTTCTGAACACGGTGAACGTCGAACGCGGCACCGACCTCCTGGACGAGCTGGAGTCCTGGCAACGTTGGGCCCGCGATCACCGGCTGCGTGCGGATACCCCCGCGGCCGCGCGCGAAACCCGGGACGCGCTGCGGGCCGCGATCGGCGACCCGCGACTCCCCCGCCTCGGCCTGCGCGCGCCGGCGGAGATCGTCCTCGGCGCCGAAGGCCCGCTCCTGGTCTCGGAAACGGTCTGCGAGGCGGTGCTGGCGGCTTCGACCCGGCTGACCGTGCTCGGCGAATGGATCCGGCTCAAGATCTGCCCGGCGGACGACTGCCTGTGGGCGTTCTACGACGAATCGCGGAACCGGTCGAGGACGTGGTGCTCGATGCGGGCCTGCGGGAACCGCGAAAAGGCGCGGGCCTGGCGCGCCCGGACCGCGGACGTCTCGACCTGA
- a CDS encoding DUF445 domain-containing protein, which translates to MEQLTPAKVTPADPPGGTAAEEEKRRGLRKMKMVALSFLLGATVIFLLTSWAEAAGWPAWVGYVRAAAEAGMVGALADWFAVTALFRHPLRIKIPHTAIIPNKKDALGSSLGDFVGSNFLSESVVREKLSRVEVSKRLGGWLSQPANAERVTSELATVVRAAVKVLRDEDVQAIMEQAVVKRIVDKPWGPPLGKILEGVFADGAHHKLVDLMCDRAYEWVRDNHTTMLRVVSDRAPSWSPKFVDEMLADKVYGEVLSFVWAVKTDVNHPMRLALDKFLGEFAQDLQTDPEVMARAEQVKSQMLGHDEVQKLIGSAWATAKEMLLNAAEDPSSELRRRVRTGLETLGERLVSDEHIRSKVDTWVEGAAAYVVTHYSKEITTIITDTVERWDAEETSRKIELQVGRDLQFIRINGTVVGALAGLVIYTVAQLLF; encoded by the coding sequence GTGGAGCAACTGACGCCCGCCAAGGTGACCCCAGCCGATCCGCCCGGTGGCACCGCCGCCGAGGAGGAGAAGCGCCGCGGCCTGCGCAAGATGAAGATGGTCGCGCTGTCGTTCCTGCTCGGCGCGACGGTGATCTTCCTGCTGACCAGCTGGGCCGAGGCCGCGGGCTGGCCCGCCTGGGTCGGCTACGTCCGCGCGGCCGCCGAGGCCGGGATGGTGGGCGCGCTCGCCGACTGGTTCGCGGTGACGGCGCTGTTCCGGCATCCGCTGCGGATCAAGATCCCGCACACCGCGATCATCCCGAACAAGAAGGACGCGCTGGGCAGCAGCCTCGGTGACTTCGTCGGCTCGAACTTCCTGTCCGAGTCCGTGGTCCGCGAGAAACTGAGCCGGGTCGAGGTCTCGAAGCGGCTCGGCGGCTGGCTCTCGCAGCCCGCCAACGCCGAACGCGTGACGTCCGAGCTGGCCACCGTCGTGCGGGCGGCGGTCAAGGTGCTCCGCGACGAGGACGTCCAGGCGATCATGGAACAGGCCGTGGTCAAGCGGATCGTGGACAAGCCGTGGGGGCCGCCGCTCGGCAAGATCCTGGAAGGCGTGTTCGCCGACGGGGCGCACCACAAGCTGGTGGACCTGATGTGCGACCGCGCCTACGAATGGGTGCGGGACAACCACACGACGATGCTGCGCGTGGTGTCGGACCGGGCGCCGAGCTGGTCGCCGAAATTCGTCGACGAGATGCTCGCGGACAAGGTCTACGGCGAGGTGCTGTCGTTCGTCTGGGCGGTGAAGACCGACGTCAACCACCCCATGCGGCTGGCGCTGGACAAGTTCCTCGGCGAGTTCGCCCAGGATCTGCAGACCGACCCCGAGGTGATGGCGCGCGCCGAGCAGGTGAAGTCCCAGATGCTGGGGCACGACGAGGTGCAGAAGCTGATCGGCTCGGCGTGGGCGACGGCGAAGGAGATGCTGCTCAACGCCGCCGAGGACCCGTCGAGCGAGCTGCGGCGCCGCGTGCGCACGGGCCTCGAGACGCTCGGGGAGCGGCTGGTCTCCGACGAGCACATCCGGTCCAAAGTGGACACTTGGGTGGAGGGTGCGGCGGCGTACGTCGTCACGCACTACTCCAAGGAGATCACCACGATCATCACCGACACGGTGGAGCGCTGGGACGCCGAGGAGACCTCACGCAAGATCGAGCTCCAGGTCGGCCGGGATCTGCAGTTCATCCGGATCAACGGCACGGTGGTCGGCGCGCTCGCCGGCCTGGTCATCTACACGGTCGCGCAGCTGCTCTTCTGA
- a CDS encoding pyridoxal phosphate-dependent aminotransferase, translating into MREPVLVPRLQPFTSTIFAEMTALAVRHEAVNLGQGFPDTDGPAGMLDAAKNALFGGANQYPPGPGRPELRAAIARHRLRYGVEYDRDTEILVTAGATEAITASLIALTQAGDEVIVIEPYYDSYAAAVAMAGAERRVVGLVERDGRFALDVEGLRAAVTGRTRAILINSPHNPTGTVFTRAELEAVAALCVEHDLIAITDEVYEHLVFDDAEHVPLATFPGMRDRTVSISSAGKTFNCTGWKIGWVCASPELVAAVKAAKQFITFVSGGPFQPAVAHALDHELPWAEELRTSLQGKRDRLAAGLAEAGFAVRPTAGTYFVCVDVRPLGFDDAAELAWELPERVGVAAVPVKVFTDHPEEWKHLLRFAFCKRNEVIDEAVTRLRKLR; encoded by the coding sequence GTGCGCGAACCTGTCCTCGTACCCCGCCTCCAGCCCTTCACGTCGACCATCTTCGCGGAGATGACGGCACTCGCCGTCCGCCACGAAGCCGTCAACCTCGGCCAGGGTTTCCCCGACACCGACGGGCCCGCCGGAATGCTCGACGCCGCCAAGAACGCGCTGTTCGGGGGTGCGAACCAGTATCCGCCGGGTCCGGGACGGCCCGAGCTGCGCGCGGCGATCGCGCGGCACCGGCTCCGCTACGGCGTCGAGTACGACCGCGACACGGAGATCCTGGTCACCGCCGGTGCCACCGAGGCCATCACGGCGTCGCTGATCGCGCTCACGCAGGCGGGTGACGAGGTGATCGTCATCGAGCCGTACTACGACTCGTACGCGGCCGCCGTCGCCATGGCGGGTGCGGAGCGGCGTGTCGTCGGCCTGGTGGAACGCGACGGCCGGTTCGCGCTGGACGTCGAGGGCCTGCGCGCCGCGGTGACCGGGCGGACCAGGGCGATCCTGATCAACTCGCCGCACAACCCGACCGGCACGGTGTTCACCCGCGCCGAGCTGGAAGCCGTCGCCGCGCTCTGCGTGGAGCACGACCTGATCGCGATCACCGACGAGGTGTACGAGCATCTGGTGTTCGACGACGCCGAGCATGTCCCGCTGGCGACCTTCCCCGGGATGCGCGACCGCACCGTGTCGATCTCCAGCGCGGGCAAGACGTTCAACTGCACCGGCTGGAAGATCGGCTGGGTCTGCGCGAGCCCCGAACTGGTCGCGGCGGTGAAAGCGGCGAAGCAGTTCATCACCTTCGTCTCGGGCGGCCCGTTCCAGCCCGCCGTCGCCCACGCGCTGGACCACGAACTGCCGTGGGCCGAGGAGCTGCGCACGAGCCTTCAGGGCAAGCGGGACCGGCTCGCGGCCGGCCTCGCGGAGGCGGGCTTCGCCGTCCGGCCGACCGCCGGGACGTACTTCGTCTGCGTCGACGTCCGCCCGCTCGGCTTCGACGACGCCGCGGAGCTGGCCTGGGAGCTCCCCGAACGGGTGGGGGTGGCGGCCGTGCCCGTAAAGGTGTTCACCGATCACCCGGAAGAGTGGAAACACCTTCTGCGCTTCGCGTTCTGCAAACGCAACGAGGTCATCGACGAAGCGGTCACCCGATTGCGCAAACTGCGGTGA
- a CDS encoding RNA polymerase sigma factor produces the protein MWDVNAVSAAVLKVLKTYRLSEADAKDICQDAWLELLRVPGALRDEAKLGAWLTTTARRRALRMITRNRRETPRPLPGTETTPEAEIVRVERDRALWAAVDRLPDSQRRLVRLLAYRPELSYAQIAEELGVSPASVGRLRRRCLDRLGRLLEKGGWA, from the coding sequence ATGTGGGACGTGAACGCGGTGTCGGCGGCGGTGCTCAAGGTGCTGAAGACCTACCGGCTGAGCGAAGCCGACGCCAAGGACATCTGCCAGGACGCCTGGCTGGAACTGCTTCGCGTGCCCGGCGCGCTACGCGACGAAGCGAAGCTTGGAGCTTGGCTGACCACCACGGCGCGGCGGCGCGCGCTTCGGATGATCACCAGGAACAGGCGCGAAACGCCGCGTCCGCTGCCCGGTACGGAGACGACCCCGGAGGCCGAAATCGTCCGTGTCGAACGGGACCGCGCGCTCTGGGCGGCGGTCGATCGCCTGCCGGACTCGCAGCGGAGGCTGGTGCGGCTCCTCGCGTACCGGCCGGAGCTGTCCTACGCCCAGATCGCGGAGGAGCTGGGCGTCAGTCCGGCCAGTGTCGGCAGGCTCCGAAGACGGTGTTTGGACCGGCTCGGACGGCTACTCGAAAAGGGCGGCTGGGCGTGA
- a CDS encoding PLP-dependent aminotransferase family protein: protein MEPLIPLTGRVSGTKLALLLGSWRQSGSRHGAADLAAAVELLVLDGRLPLGTKLPAERELAEALDVSRTLIGAALDKLRADGLVASRRGAGSWIAAPGGRGRSAILPTGEDLIDLAQACPPAVAGLVPAVDAARKALVDHLGETGYQVRGLRILRERIARRYTERGLPTNADQVMVTNGAHHAFVQVLRMLAGPGDRVLVEQPTYPNSLEAIGAAHAIGVPVPLDPVTGWDVVGIEAALRQSAPRLAYFVADFQNPTGLRMDAAGRERLAAALNRARTPAIIDETLVELDLEGDPVDGPPPLGAFLGDLGITIGSASKSHWAGLRLGWIRASEDVIGRLIAARFAVDLGSPVFEQLVLAELLDDGGAALAHRRQEALALRDAMTGALNWYCPEWTFTVPPGGLSLWCRLPEPMSTRLAVAAAGHGVQVAPGSRFGVHGGLERWLRLPYALPAETLFEAVRRLGVAAASVAATPAVAAPVAVQVT, encoded by the coding sequence ATGGAGCCGCTGATCCCGCTGACTGGACGCGTTTCAGGGACGAAATTGGCCCTTTTGCTGGGGAGTTGGCGGCAGAGTGGTTCTCGACACGGTGCCGCGGATCTGGCGGCCGCCGTCGAGCTGCTGGTCCTCGACGGCAGGCTGCCGCTCGGCACGAAACTGCCCGCCGAACGGGAGCTCGCCGAAGCGCTGGACGTCAGCCGCACGCTGATCGGCGCCGCGCTGGACAAACTGCGTGCCGACGGCCTGGTCGCCAGCCGTCGAGGGGCGGGCTCGTGGATCGCGGCCCCCGGCGGCCGGGGCCGGAGCGCGATCCTGCCGACCGGCGAGGACCTCATCGACCTCGCCCAGGCCTGCCCGCCCGCCGTCGCCGGCCTGGTCCCGGCCGTGGACGCCGCGCGGAAGGCGCTGGTGGACCACCTCGGCGAGACCGGCTACCAGGTACGCGGCCTGCGGATCCTGCGCGAGCGGATCGCCCGCCGCTACACCGAACGCGGCCTGCCGACCAACGCCGACCAGGTGATGGTCACCAACGGCGCGCATCACGCGTTCGTGCAGGTCCTGCGCATGCTGGCCGGGCCAGGCGACCGTGTCCTGGTCGAGCAGCCGACGTACCCGAATTCGCTGGAGGCCATCGGCGCCGCGCACGCGATCGGGGTGCCGGTGCCGTTGGATCCGGTCACCGGATGGGACGTCGTCGGGATCGAAGCCGCGCTGCGCCAGTCCGCGCCGAGGCTCGCGTACTTCGTCGCGGACTTCCAGAACCCGACCGGCCTGCGCATGGACGCCGCGGGCCGGGAGCGGCTCGCGGCCGCGCTGAACCGCGCTCGGACACCGGCGATCATCGACGAGACGCTGGTCGAGCTGGACCTCGAAGGCGATCCGGTGGACGGGCCACCGCCGCTGGGCGCGTTCCTGGGCGATCTCGGCATCACGATCGGCTCGGCGTCCAAATCGCATTGGGCGGGCCTGCGGCTCGGCTGGATCCGCGCCTCCGAGGATGTCATCGGGCGGCTCATCGCCGCTCGGTTCGCCGTCGACCTGGGGTCGCCGGTGTTCGAGCAGCTCGTCCTCGCGGAGCTGCTCGACGACGGCGGGGCCGCGCTGGCGCACCGCCGCCAGGAGGCGCTGGCCCTGCGCGACGCGATGACCGGGGCGCTCAACTGGTACTGCCCGGAGTGGACGTTCACCGTCCCGCCCGGCGGGCTATCGCTGTGGTGCCGTCTGCCGGAGCCGATGAGCACGCGGCTGGCCGTCGCGGCGGCGGGGCACGGGGTGCAGGTGGCGCCGGGCTCGCGGTTCGGTGTCCACGGTGGACTGGAGCGCTGGCTGAGGCTGCCGTACGCGCTTCCGGCCGAGACGCTCTTCGAGGCCGTGCGACGGCTGGGCGTGGCGGCGGCTTCGGTGGCCGCGACCCCTGCCGTCGCCGCCCCGGTCGCCGTCCAGGTCACCTGA